The DNA sequence CAGTGGAGGCGGTTGTTGTGGTGGTGGTTGTGGTATGGCTCCCACCGGCGGTAGAGCAGCAACCGAAACAGCCGCCCCATGAGAATTAttattagaagaagaagaagatagcAAAGCAAGATGTtgttgaagatgatgatgaagagaagaagaagaagtagtaGAATTAggagttatattattattattattattatgattgttattattattattaggttgATGATCTCTATATTTGTTTCTAAGTATCTCAGCCCTGACCGCATTAAGCTCAGCTTGTAAAGATTGAACTTGTTGTTGCAAAGCCGAAATTGCACCCATGCATCCGTATACCGGATCTCTTAGTCTCACGTTAGCTTCATAAACAAGGCTATTTGCTGCATCTGCTCTTTGATTCTCCGGCACCTCCTATATATAaatcattttatatttaattattaattataacataAACTGATAACTTGGTTAATTAGTTTGAATTAATattgatttataaatattacgtACGTACCATAAGCATCTTTGAGACGTTGCTGGCTCCAAAGACTTTGTGGACGGAAGCAAACTTGTGGGGTTCATGGGGAGAGAAGTAAGGAGAGAAAGGACACTCTTGGGCACATCTTCGTCTCAAGAGCTTACAGGCTGCGCATGGAGTAATGGTGTTTAGGGTTCCTGGAGGACCCAACATGTGTCTTCTTCCCatttgttgctgttgttgttgatgatgatgattatggCCTCCCCCTGCATCTGTtgatgttgatgatgatgatgatgctgaATATTCTCTCTTTATCttctttcctatttcatcaaaTCTCTCCCTAGTTTATAATAAAACACAACAACTACATCATTAAATGATCCATAATATTGATGACGACTATATGATTAATAATACagacaaaatacatatttatggaAAAAAGTAATTATTAATACATACATAATTAATGTATTATAAGAATAAAGAGGTGTAatattattgattaagagattTGTAATAGTACACTTACCTTTCTCTGGACATTCAAGCTCGCATGCTGATCTCTTCGGATAGCTATGGCGATGAAGtttaggagagagagagagagagatcagaGGGGGAAATAGAAGGGAAAGCTAGACAATAGTAAAATAAGGGAAGAGGAGAGTGTACTTAAAAGGCAAGATAAATCGAAAAAGTGGTCcttctatatataaattatattaatatatatttatgtgtgtGTGTGCTATTAATAGGCGAATGGAATTGTTAGTATGAATAATATTTGGGATATAGTAAGGTGAAATCTCAATTTTTGGTAATAATAATGTTATGAACATCTTTGATGTAGGAGGATATCATCTTTGATTaggaaaaataatattcttgttGATTTTGTTTTCCAGAGAAACAGAACACTTAGCTAAAGGTCTCTGATCTATGCTGGGATTGATCATGGATCAGCGTCGATGGTGGAAGGGGAAAgagaaataatatatattatggttattattatataatatgtatacaAAATGACTGCCAGCTCTGTGGCTGCTAACTCACGTGTGAGTCCTTTAATGTGTTTTGACTTTTGAATTAATACAACATTTGATTTCGTGATTgcatgtgattgttgcttctttCTCAGGGTTCATtttgaaaccaaaaaaaaacttATGTGTGCATACATTGTTTAGTCccttttaattatttatgaacatattatatacatatatatatgcttcTGTGAACAACTA is a window from the Cannabis sativa cultivar Pink pepper isolate KNU-18-1 chromosome 1, ASM2916894v1, whole genome shotgun sequence genome containing:
- the LOC133029425 gene encoding LOB domain-containing protein 15-like, with translation MSRERERFDEIGKKIKREYSASSSSSTSTDAGGGHNHHHQQQQQQMGRRHMLGPPGTLNTITPCAACKLLRRRCAQECPFSPYFSPHEPHKFASVHKVFGASNVSKMLMEVPENQRADAANSLVYEANVRLRDPVYGCMGAISALQQQVQSLQAELNAVRAEILRNKYRDHQPNNNNNNHNNNNNNITPNSTTSSSSLHHHLQQHLALLSSSSSNNNSHGAAVSVAALPPVGAIPQPPPQQPPPLSQISTVQSLPIATTTTSSSSSMYTQITTADQDYNTISSENVPFFG